In the Planctomycetia bacterium genome, one interval contains:
- a CDS encoding DUF4349 domain-containing protein gives MILLAVFAVGCGQAAVQSEAPSRAASADEAPAFALAQTPAVEALAEQAPAKDGPPSADAIERKIIYTADVDLVVEDFTPTTSLVDAMVKRYGGFVASSQVSGETGESRSGQWKLRIPFANFDEFLQEAQGKLGEVRNLARNSQDVSEEFYDVEARIGNKRQEEARLLKLLEEQTGTLEDVLRVERELSRVREEIERFEGRKRVLADLTSLTTITLRVEEVRHYMPEVAATFGDRLRRSFSESLWNMRTAGESFAVAAVAAAPWLALLAVPLAIAVQVWRRRVRAHRGAGQIL, from the coding sequence ATGATCTTGTTAGCCGTGTTCGCGGTAGGCTGTGGGCAAGCGGCGGTCCAAAGCGAAGCGCCCAGTCGCGCAGCGTCTGCTGACGAAGCGCCGGCGTTCGCCCTGGCTCAGACGCCCGCCGTTGAAGCGCTCGCCGAGCAGGCGCCCGCGAAAGATGGTCCGCCGTCCGCCGATGCAATCGAGCGCAAGATCATCTACACAGCTGACGTCGATCTGGTGGTCGAAGACTTCACGCCGACTACCAGTCTGGTGGATGCGATGGTCAAGCGCTACGGCGGCTTCGTCGCCAGTTCGCAAGTCTCGGGCGAGACGGGCGAGAGCCGTTCGGGCCAATGGAAACTTCGAATTCCCTTCGCGAACTTCGACGAGTTCCTCCAGGAAGCACAAGGAAAGCTCGGCGAAGTCCGGAACCTCGCGCGCAACTCTCAGGATGTCAGCGAGGAATTCTACGACGTCGAAGCCCGCATCGGCAACAAGCGCCAGGAAGAGGCGCGCTTGTTGAAACTGCTCGAAGAGCAGACCGGCACGCTGGAGGACGTGTTGCGGGTTGAACGCGAATTGTCCCGGGTGCGCGAGGAAATCGAGCGCTTCGAGGGACGGAAGCGGGTCCTGGCGGACCTGACGTCGTTGACGACTATCACGCTACGCGTCGAGGAAGTGCGCCACTACATGCCCGAGGTGGCCGCGACGTTCGGAGATCGCCTTCGCCGCTCGTTTTCGGAATCGTTGTGGAACATGCGCACCGCCGGCGAGTCCTTCGCGGTGGCCGCTGTCGCAGCCGCGCCGTGGCTGGCATTGCTAGCCGTGCCGTTGGCAATCGCAGTCCAGGTTTGGCGCCGGCGCGTTCGTGCGCACCGCGGCGCCGGCCAAATCCTCTAG